Proteins from a single region of Oncorhynchus nerka isolate Pitt River linkage group LG18, Oner_Uvic_2.0, whole genome shotgun sequence:
- the LOC115145899 gene encoding guanine nucleotide-binding protein G(I)/G(S)/G(O) subunit gamma-2: MASNNTASIAQARKLVEQLKMEANIDRIKVSKAAADLMSYCEAHAKEDPLLSPVPASENPFREKKFFCAIL, translated from the exons ATGGCGTCCAACAACACAGCAAGCATCGCCCAGGCCAGGAAGCTGGTAGAGCAGCTGAAGATGGAGGCCAACATCGACAGGATAAAG GTGTCCAAAGCAGCAGCAGACTTAATGTCATACTGCGAAGCCCATGCCAAAGAAGACCCGCTCCTGTCGCCGGTGCCCGCATCCGAAAACCCTTTTAGGGAGAAGAAGTTCTTCTGTGCCATCCTGTAA